The genomic window CCTGCCCAAAAAGGCAGGGGCACAGCAACCGCGGCAGGGCAACGATGTGCCTGAGCTCTGGGGAGCTCAGGTGTTGGACAACAGCAGCAGGCCAGTATGCAAATATCTGCATCGCTCCTTTAATCCCCACACGGCTCTGGTGGCTAACGATAAAGCCGATCATATGGGCTCGCAAATCCTAGGAGCTAATTACACCCCAGTGCCTGGCAGTCAGGCTGGAATCGCAAGATAATTGCCACCTCCGCCGTGGAAACCTGTTGTCAGTGAATCAGGGCCCTTGCAATGTTTGCTAGCAGAGTGTGGcaggccagcagctgctctgcagctatTTTAGGAGAGGGAGGCCATTTTTCTGGATCTCttttgcccccccccagcagacGGCACGGCTGCCCTGAGCCCCACGGCGAACGCAGAAGCAGGGAGATGTTGATTTCAGAGCAGGCAGGTAAGTGCCCTTCTGGCCTGTGCAAACATCAGCAAGCCCCAAACAAGTTGAAACACGGCGAAGGCAGCTGAACACCGGCTCCTCCGCTGGGTTTTCTCGTCCTGTCCCCGCTCCCTGCTGCAAGGGGAAGCTGACAGCTCACTCCTGCACCGTGCACAGAGCTCGGTGATGCCCCTGCGGCAGCTGCAGGCGCTCCCCGTGCTTGCACGGTGGTTTTGCTGAGTGCAGTTCAAGgctgctgctctttctgctttcctgcaccAGGGcgtgggcaggaggaggtgagcgGAAAGCGTGCCTGCAGGATGCCCCCAGCCGGGTCAGCCGCTGGCAGGGCCAGGCACCGTACACCTGGTGGGAGCAGGGGAATTGGGTAATTAAAAGGAACTTTAAGTCCTCCCACCTGGTTTACAGCCTCTCAGCTGGGACTGTAGCCAAAGGGCCATGATTTCAAAATGTATAAATATCACTAAGATAAATCCACCAAACAGAGGCAGCTCTATCTTCTTGGGAAGCATTCAAGCCACGAGGCAGCACAAGATGCCCCGTGCTGGGACCGTCTCCAGGGCCCCACCGACCCCCAGCAATGCCGAGCCTCACACAGCCCCCAGAGGACTTAGAGGGGTGAAGTCCTCAGACAGACCCAGGTTTTCCTCCCAGCAAATGCCTGCTTGCAGGGTAAAGGAGTGAAGCTGCAGAAGGCAAACGAAAAGGAGCAGCAAGAGCAGTCACAGGAAACtgcaaagcaaatggaaaaaaatattttcccaaccaaaaaatattccacagacagggcaggaaaaaaaaattacagctgaGTTCTTGAGAATGCAATGCAAAGTCCAAACAGTTTAAGCTGGGAAGACTGGTCATTTGCAAAGTTATTTCCAAACTAAGTAAAAAGTTCCTGGCTCACAAATTCCTCTAAacccctccagctgctccatCTGGCCACTGCAAGGGCACAGAGCGcaggctgcttctcctgctcaCAGCACGTCTGGCTGGGAAGCGTTTTGTGATCTCCGTCCAGCGTTTTGTGATCTCCACAGGGTCTCCTGGGGATCCTCATGTCCCCACCGCCACCCCGTGCAGCACCAGCTGAATGTTAACTCCACGGCACAAAGTGCATCCCAGGGAGGTTTCTGATCTGAGCGGGCAGCAGGGGGGGAAGCACTGCCATCCTGCGCCCCGAGCAGCTGCCTCCACCGCTGCGTGCAGGGCTATATTTGGGAAGCTGGCAGCGTGGTGCTTGGCATGTCCCAGGGACTTATTGGGAGCGATGTCTGCTCCGGGGTCCTAGTGCGGTGagggggggaaaggagagggaacCAATTTCAGGAGCCTGTGGGTAGTTCTCCTGCATCTGGGCTCTTTAAGGGCTGTTGCAAGTTATTCCCTGCcatctccatttttcttctgctctccttttacaggagctgagctgctgggcaggCATGTGTAAGCGAGACGTGCCTATTTTCAGTGTCAGAGCCGGTGAGGGAGGCTGTTCCTACCTCTATGTATAGCCCAGGCTGTCACACACAAATGCCCTCACTCATCCACAGGCATGCAAGGGGCTGGAAAAGCTGTACAGCAAATCCCGATTTCACACGGTGCATAGGCACTGTTGCTACATCCCCGTGTTCAAAGCGCATTGTGTGAACACTGggattaataaaataatgaagtctGGGATTAAGAGAATAATGAAGCTGGGTTGTGCTCCAGGACAAGGCTCTGAAAACAGGAGAAGTGACAGTCCCATGTGGGGACAGCGCCCGGGGATGGCACCTTGGGCATCCTCGAGTGGTGGGACACACAAACGGTGATGCCCACAGCAAGGCAGGGGGCAGGACTGCCCGCGGGCAGCACTGCAATGGCCAGGTCCAGGGTGTTTGTGCCACTGTGCCCACACTGGGTTTGCAGAGGAACTAATCCCAGGTAGAGGGAGTGGTAGCAGGGAAGGATCACCCTCTGATACTCTGCAGACATAGATCACTTTTATGACCTGTTGTTTACCGTGCTGAGCTCTGGACAGGTAGGCTTAGGCTTGAGGGGTGACTCACAGCCTGAACCAGAAAACAACCCTCTGCCTCTCCGTGCTTGAACAGAAAATAGGATAATAACTGGTGTGGGGAAGCGCTGTGAGGCTTTGTCCATCCATTCCTCTGATGGGTACTGAGGCTCCGGGACACGGGACTGGAATTCTTGACTTCTTAAACAATTgctcttaaatatttcatcatgAACCAGGGgaagatgaaattaaaaatacgATGACTCTGAGCCCAGGCATTGCTCAGCCGAGGGCTTGGTGACCTGCCAGACTCCTGGGGGATGCTTTTAATTTGGATAAATGGAAGTTGCATAAATGATTTAAATTGCACGTCGCCCTTGCTGCTAATACGGAGGTGTGGGAGCAGTTGGCAGTGCCACAATTTGTGCTGTCACCGGCTGAGCTCCTGGACACGCTGCGTGCTGGGGCCAGCACAGCCACTGCCTGTGCACGGCTCCCACCCTGGGtgtctgcaggagctgcccggCTGGTGGCAGGCTCACTTGCTTGGACCCTGCTCCCTTTGCACTCTgtcctgctgtttttttttggggggaggctCTTTTCCAGAAACACCTTGAAAATATGTAACTATCATACCAGAGCTGAGAGGGAAACATGTAGGCTTCCCGTCCCCTCCGGTCGGGCCAGTCTGCGTGAGCTCAGAGTGTTTGTGGGCTCCTCAAGCAGCTGTTTGGTGCTGGGAGGGAAAGAGTGGAGCAGCCGCAGCAGGCGGGGCTGCTGGTCTGCGGGAGCTGTCATCGGGGAGATGCAACCTCCGAGGTCTCGGGCGGTTTCAGTCTCAGCTCAGCCTCTGATAAGCCCAATAGCCCTGGAAACGCTTCCATCCCGGTAACGTGGGGGCAGCTCTCACTTGTGGGGTTCGTGGGGTTTCATACTGCAGGGGAAATGAGCTTGTGCTGTGCGTGGGGCCGGGCAAGTGATGGGCACAGCATCGCCACTGGCTGCTCCCCTGCTGTCAGCGTGGGCACCTGCCGAGGGCTGAACACCCAGTTGCTCTTAAAAGATACCTGAGGCTTCCCGGTTGTTCTAAAGTGGGGAGAACTGGCTGACCTCAAGCACTCCTTGCCTCGTCATGTCTGTCCCAGCCAGCCGGCGTGTGCCCAGCCCGGGTTGAGTAATCTGGCAGGCAGAGAGCTCTTGGGGCAGGCAGCTCACAAGCATCGCcgcagaggctgctgcctgcgcTTGCACCAGCTCATGGGGGAGGCTGGCAGAGACCTGGGCAGGCAatgggggctctgggggcagagcagggagcccAATGACCACTGGTGTTgggagcagctcagccagcCTGTGCTTTCCCATCACCTTGAAGGCAATGGGAAAAGCGCCCTACTCTAAGCCGTCATGGTCTCCCACCTGGATGCTTGCAGGAGCCACATCTCCTCTGTAACATCCGACCCCAATCCTCAGGCCAGCCCTACACACATACCCTGTCCCTTCCAGCCACAaactggggcagcagctggactTGTGAGACAGCAAAATGCTCCCTGCCCTGGTGTTGCCCTTGCTCTCACGTACTGACCCACAAAGTGGGGGGGGTCACAGGCAGTGGGTGCCGTGGCCCAGCCCCACGCACCCTTCTCCTGGGCTGGAGCTCATGGTTAGCCCCAGAACTGCAAGGTATTGGGTGCAACTGGCCTGcctgtggggcagggctggcatgCGTGCTGGGGACCCCGCTGTCCCCAGGACACAGCCTGACACCTCTGCCCTTGGGGACCCGCCCCATGCTGCTGCGAGGTGGGAGGACTTGGCGCATGGGGGTGATCCCGGGGGGCACCCGAGATGCTCAGGGCACGCAGGGGACAGcacaggggacagcagggctggggttcCCGGGGAGGGTGTCCTGGGCGCGGCAGGGGGGCGTCcccagcagggatggggcagtGATGGGGTGGAAAGCCCCCGGCAAAGCTAGGGGGCGTCGGGACAGGGGCACGAGTGGGGGCgtcctggggagggggctccgggGCAGAGCGGGGGGCCCGGGGAGGAAGGTCCGcgtccctcccctccccgtcGGGGCGGGCCCGGGAGCGCTGccggcgccgcccgcccccgccccaaccggggcccggcccggcccggtacagcacggcccggcccggtaCAGCACGGTCTggcggggccgtgccgtgccggaGCAGCGGCTGCCCGTCGGGGCACCCTGCGGCGGGGGCGCTGCGCTCCTCcccgccccgcagcgcggcTCCTCTCTCTCCGCTGCAGCCCGGGATGGCGCCGCCGCGAGGctgagccgggccgggccgtgccgggccccGGTTGGGCCGGGATGGACGGTCCGGGAGGGGGGCAGCTGCCCACCGCCGCCCCGTCGCGGGCGAAGCTGCCGCTGGGCATCGTTTTCTCGACGGCGCTGTTCTGCGGGGAGAGCGCGGCGGCCGCCGTCCTCTGCTTCTCCTACAGCCACTCCGACGACCGCTTCTGGCTGGCGCTCACCGTCTTCTTCATGCTCTGCCCCTCCGTCCTGGTGCAGCTCACCCTCATCTTCGTGCACCGCGACCTCAGCCGCGACCGCCCCCTCGTCCTGCTCATGCACCTGCTGCAGCTCGGGCCCATCATCAGGTGAGCGCCGCGGGGACCCCGGCACGGCACGGaccggcacggcacggcacggcgcgACCACCTTTTCCTCCCCCATCCCCGGGCACCcgctgccagcagagccccccccccccccgcagcagGTGCCCAGCACAACGGGAcagcccccgggggctccccggtCCCCTCCCCGGTCCTCTCCCCGGTCCCACTCCGGTGCCGGCTGCCTGCCGGACCCCTCTGGGCACAACCCGGCTCTCCCAGCCTGTTGCATGTGCGCTGCCAGAAGTGCTCCTCAGGCAGCTGCTTTTTGGAGATAGcgcttctcttcccctcccactTTGGGTTTTGCCATTGCCTCGCTCGGGCTCACGCTCGGAGCACAGATGCAAATCCCTGCCGGGGTGTCCGAGGGTGAACAGCAACCAGGgtcctgcctcgggaaaaggtCCCGGGGCTTGGGGAAGGTGGGGGGCTACCGGACAcggaggagaggagctggggactGCCACACCCCCGTGGGGAGAGGAAGGCGAGGGGGTGGATGTTGCACAAGCCAGAGAGGtgccgctctctcactcctcgGGAATGCCGCCGTGCCTCCCCAGCTGGCTTCACCCGCCGTGCACGGGCAGGAACATCGCGCCGGCCCCAGAGCTCACCAAGATCCCTGGCACACGGGGCTCCTTTGACACCAGCAGCCACGTTTTggggagcaccagcagcagaagggctgtGGGTTTATGTCGGACTATGCTGGCCCGTGGTGGTGGCGTGGCTCTTGCCACACTGACCACAGCCTCTTGGAATTGCTACGATGGGGCTTGGATGCTTACAAGAggtgtgcagagctgctgcagccggCTCCTCGCACAGCAGAGTGAGCCCAGCCTGCTGAGAAGATCTGGCAGGGCACCACAcgccagctttgttgcccttgaAGCCAGGCCGCTTGGATGAAATCATTTTCCCGTTAGAGTCTGGAATAAGCCGCGAGCACCGACTCGATGTGGCAAAAGCATTGATCCAAAAACCCTCCTTCCATTTAATGGGTCTGAAACAGAACGACTGCTGCTCTCCTCATAAATAATTACCTCCTGCTGGTCCCCGAGCCAGCTTGTCCCGGGCAGAAGCCAAGCCTGCCACATCAGTCCTCCACTGGTTGCTCCTTGTCCACGCACGCTGCTGGCGTGGGTGTGAGGCCCAAGGAGAGcggaggggctggaggctgctctgctgcaggggcCTGGCATCGGGGAGGCAGCAGTGGAGCAGCACGGAAGGGACCAGCCTCTCCAGAGACGTGCGGGTGCTCTGCAGGGACGGGCTCAGGAAGCGCCGTGTTATCTGCCCATCGCAACCCCCTTCCACCCAGCTGTCTGCTTCCTGCCTCCACCAAGGAGGAAGCGCAGAAGACTTTTGGTCAAGAGATCAAACACAGTAGCAAATCGTATTTGTTGCCTCCACATATggaaagaggttttttttgtgcctgtgggttgcacagcagcagaaaaacagagccAGGTGTGATAAATCCCGTCCCTTACGTCCCTTTCACTCCCAAAAGAGCTACTGTTCCTGTATCACCTACGCTGCACCCTCCTCACTGCCGGTCCCTTTTTGTCCCTGTGCTCCCGAGCACCGGAGCAGGATGAGGGGCCGGGGAGCAGCATGGTGACGGTGGCCATGTCCCCACAGGTGCGTGGAGGCCCTGGTAGTGTACTGCAGGtcggggaggcaggaggagccctACGTCACCATCACGCGCAAGAGGCGGCTGCGGAAGGGCTATGAGGTGGAgatggagcaggaggtgggCCACTCCATGCGCCGGCTGGCCACCCACCGCAACGCCTTCAAGCGCATGGCGGTCATCCAGGCCTTCCTGGGCTCCACCCCGCAGCTCACCTTGCAGCTCTACATCAGCATCCTGGAGAAGTACGTCCCCGCCGCCCGAGGTAAGGGGGTCAGGGCCATGTGCCGGGCACGTGGGGTGCAGGCTGCTGTCCACAATGGGcatgcaggcagggagggcatGGTGACACCTCGGCTGCTTGTGGTGCTGTGGCATCCACGTCACACTCCACGGGTGCACCCCAGccatccctgcctgccctgaACACGGAGCACAACCTGCAGAAGTTGGCGCCTGCCTGTTCCTGGTTTGCTTTGGCCGTGCCAGCTCTCTGCTTGCCATCTTGGAGTAAGGTTGGGGAGGGGTGACAAGAGCTAGCTGTGACTGAGGGGCTCCCAGCTCCGGTGcttgccctgcagagctgtgtaACCCCCCTGACGCTGTGCCCCATATAAACCCTGTGCCCCtgccccacgggcagcagcctTTGGGTGAGCTGTACCGTCAGCCACCTTTGGAagccaggctgctcctgctctgctttggttACTTGATTTTTCAGGCTATTgggggtccccagcacagcagttcAGGGGTTCTGCCACCTGCTCGAGGGGTCAGTTATGTGCTCTGGTGCTCCCTGCATCAGACCCAGCTTCTAACCTCTGCTGCGGTGTGCCAGTGAGCCACGTGCGCAGGGAGGCCCTTGTGCCTTCTCAGATCTGAGCATCTGGTGAAGAATGCTGACCCTCTCTCCCCTGCAGTGCTGAACGCCCAAATATTTGCACAGGCTCCAGAACAGGTAGCAGGGTAGAAACCCAAATAAACCTCATGGCTGATGAGGAGGAAGGTGGTTTCAGGTGCTGGCTGCTCTGTTGAGGACCCAGTGCACTGCAGCCATGAGCatcccccagcactgcctgactcccctgccctctccctctgcagccGTCCTCATGGGGATCTGCCTGGTGTCCGTCACCTACGGGGCGCTCGTCTGCAACATCCTGGCCATCCAGGTCAAATACGATGACTACAAGGTCCAGCTGCGGCCGCTGGCCTTCCTCTGCATCGTGCTGTGGCGCAGCCTGGAGATCTCCACCCGCGTGGTCGTCCTGGTGCTCTTCAGCACCGTCTTCAAGCACTGGATCATCCCCATCGCCTTGGCCAACCTGCTGGTGGTCTTCTTCCTGCCCTGGGTGCAGTTCTGGCGGAGCGGCACGCGGCTGCCCGACAACATTGAGAAGAACTTCAGCCGGGTGGGCACGGTGGTGGTGCTCTTCGCCTTCACGCTGCTCTACGCCAGCATCAACATGTTCTGCTGGTCGGCCGTGCAGCTCAAGCTGGCCGACCGGGACCTCATTGACAAGTCGCAAAACTGGGGCCTCCTGGCCGTGTACTACGTGGTTCGGCTGGCGGAGAACGCGGCGCTCGTCATCCTTTGGTACTTCTTCAAGACGGACGTCTACGAGAACATCTGCACGCCGCTGCTGgtggtgcagctgctgctcggCTACTGCCTGGGCATCTACTTCATGCTGCTCTTCTTCCAGTACCTGCACCCGTGCCGACAGCTCTTCCGACGCAACGTTGCTGATTTCCTGCACTGCGTCTGCTGCCGGCGGTCCCCGGGCAGCCCGGAGCGCCTTGAGGCGCCCCACGAGCCCGGCGTGAGGCACAGCATCGTGTGAGGCACGGCCCGGGGCTGCAGGCTACAGACAAAAGGGGATGGGGCAGCATGAACCATGCCGAAGACAGCCGCTCCCTGGCCCTGCAGTGGCCACGGGTCCAGGTGCCCTCAGCTGAGCACCGGCGGATCCCCGTGGTGGCAGGGGACGGGAGGGCACCTGCCTGGACCACGTGCCCCGGCACGCACAGGAGGGACCTTTGGGGTGTCCAGACCCCACAGGGCAGCAAGCGGGGTGCGGGGCATTGGGGTGCTTGGTCCCCACCCTGGTGCCTTTGGTGACCCCAGGGACGCAAGGGCTGCTCCGGGACTGTTTTGAGCAGTAAAGAAACTTTGCAGTGGCTCCGCGTCCGGGTGCTGGCAGGCGGCTGGTGACTCACGTGCGGGTGGGGATCGTTGAGACGGGGCTGGCCTGGGTGCACGTAGCCCTTGctcaggctgcctgcaggcccCAAGAGGGAGCAGGATGCGGCCGGGCCCTTCCCAGAGCAGTGGAGGTCCCACAGCCCACCACCCGTCCTGCCCAAATGCTGCGGGATAGCGCTtgccctgctctggggctgATAAGGTGCAGGAAGGCTGTGGGGTAGGGAACGGCCTCATCCTGCACCTCTGCCAGCATGGCCCTGGCTGCCGGCCAGGAGCGACCCCGACTCCAGCATGGAGTGATCCTGCCCACGCTGTTCCCACAGGGGCCAGGCCCTGGCACCAGTTGGCATCCCTGACACCAGGTCAGGGCCCTACTGCTGAGCGtagcccccccagcagccctttGTGGGGCCGCTGCTCtctgggaggtgctgggtgcCCACAGGGGCTCAGCACCATGGGGCACTCACTGGGTAGGAGCTCACTGCCCTGGTGCTGAGCCCAGGTGTGATCCTGGTGGCAGCATGGCCGTGCCCCTCTGACACTTGTCCTCCTTTcgcattttttttcctcttgaaacgTGACAGCAAAGGTCGGCCCACGCCAGCAGGGAGGGCTGTGTTTGCGGAATAGAGCACGTTACTGACCCTCTGCAACTTCCTGGCACCAGGAAGTTCctaccctaaaaaaaaataataaataaaacactttgtCCCCAAAGGCCTcgaaggaaggagaggagcgGGGCAATGCCCCGAAGCGCCCGCCCCAGCGGCGGTGTGGCCGGGAGGGACCCCTCCTTGGAGGGaagccccagcaccctgccccacCGGGGCTGCAGCGCAGCTTTCCTGGAAGGTGGCCTTTGAAACCGTGCCGGCATTTCCTCCAAGATGCTGTGGGGGAAAGTCCCCGCAGTGCCGTTCCCAGGGCCGGGGCCATTTCCAGGGCCTGCTGCCTCCATAAAACgcggggagggcagcagcaggcggcagcaggcaggggcGGACAGGCACCTCACAGCATGGGCAACTGGCTGGTCAACCACTGGTTCTCGGCCGCCGTCCTCGTGAGTCCCTGGGGCTTGGGGTGCTTGGGTGAtggaggggcaggggctgcgtgTGGACCGGGGGCTTTGGGGGGAAATTGGGGCTGTCCTGGCTCGGTCTGTCAGCCACAGAGGAACAAATATCCCCTTGGTTTGTGCGCGGTCCCGAGGGTGGCGGAGCGGTGGCTGTGGGTCCCATATGAAGGAAACCGGGAATGAAAGGAAAGGTGGGTCCTGGTGCTCAGGGTGCGGGGTGAAGCCCGCAGGGGTTCTTTAGGTCTTGGCCGCCTCTTCCCAGTCGCAGCCCAAATGCCAAAAATCATCAAAGCCCTACAGCAGGGTGGGGAGGTAGTGCACCCTTCCCTGAGGTGTTCCCCCAAAACTCACGAGCAGAGAAGAGTGAGAATTAAAAATCCCActgcttttctcagctgttttggCCGGGGAGACttccatttgcattttcttcccatgtGAGAGTGGGAACCTCCCACACGAGCCCTTACTAGGGCTGGGAGCCTGCAGCCAACAGGAAAATCCCCTGGTGCTGCGCTGCACGGTGCCTGAGGAGCTGGAGCATCCACAGCGCTGCCGCCACAACAGCCAGCTGCAAATACTTGGGAAAAAGATGGGGGGAGGGTGTACAGAAAATTGggttatttgcttttttaaaagtgttaaaCGAAAACTGAACCCAAGGCAGAGTAGCTGTGGGAGCTCTGCAAAAATTTACCAACGTGAAATAGCCCAGCTCCAGCGCCATACGGAGACTGGCACAGCGGAGCAGGGCTTTGccacagggacagcagcactgTGGGACCAGGGCAGATGAGTTCCTGCAACATTTCCTCCTCCCGGCCCTTTCCCGCTCAGTCCCTGCCACCCTCAGTGCCTGCCCTGGGCCCTTCCCACTCGCAACAGCCCCACGTCGTGCAGATATTTCCTTTATCAGTCTTTCCTCATTCCCCGTGTGAGGGTGATGCACAAGGATGTGGGTGACAAGACAGTTATTTTGCAAGACTTCCCGCACCTCTCCTCACCTTCGCTCCCCCGTCCCATCGATTCCATGCTGATGCAGCAATCACCATAAGGAAGCGGGACGGGACGCAGTCCTGACGTCCTCTGTCTGTGCCGGCACCCATGTGCTGCAGCGTGAGGGGGTCCTGGGGCCAGGGTCCCTCACAAGCCCTTGGCTTccccctgcaggcagcctggctgggCATCAACGTCTTCCTCTTCACGTACTACTTTCTGTTCTTCGACCAGGATGAGCGGTACTTCTACACCAGGGCCATCCTTGGGGTAAGGTGCTCCCGGCAGCACCCTGCCTGTCCCAGAGCCCtcctggctgggctgcagcggGGCAGGGGATGTAGCACCCCAAAACTCTTCCTTATCCTATCCTCTACCATTGCTTCATCCCAGTCCCTGCCTTgatccctgctcccagcccagcatcACTCCATACCAGTACCCATCCTGCACCCtgcatcccccagccccagcccaggatCGCTTGGTCCCAGCTCGACATCACTTGgcccagccccatcccatcccatcccatcccatcccatcccatcccatcccatcccatcccatcccatcatCACTTTTCCCAGCACGGGGCAGCAAGGCTGTAGGTGGACGCACCGTGCCCGAGGCACAGTGACGCTCACCCCATCCAcacctcccctctccccagtcTGCTTTGGCGTGGGCCCGGGCATCGGCCAAGTGCCTCAACTTCAACAGCATGCTGATCCTGCTGCCCGTCTGCCGCAACCTGCTCTCCTTCCTCCGTGGGACCTGCTCGGTGAgtgccctgcaggcagccccgcTGCGTcgccgtccctgtccccgtccctgcccCAACCCCGCTGTCTCtccttgcagtgctgcaggcgAACGCTGCGGAAGCAGCTCGACCACAACCTCACCTTCCACAAGCTGGTGGCCTACGCGCTGGCCCTGTTCACAG from Aythya fuligula isolate bAytFul2 chromosome 13, bAytFul2.pri, whole genome shotgun sequence includes these protein-coding regions:
- the XKRX gene encoding XK-related protein 2, with product MGGLLLPRTWLGEPGLMLQSRRLAGCPPAHPAPWVAEGHARPLSLHAPRLGDTPGQCQRGPNGSRPGFLGDCCQAEPGRAVPGPGWAGMDGPGGGQLPTAAPSRAKLPLGIVFSTALFCGESAAAAVLCFSYSHSDDRFWLALTVFFMLCPSVLVQLTLIFVHRDLSRDRPLVLLMHLLQLGPIIRCVEALVVYCRSGRQEEPYVTITRKRRLRKGYEVEMEQEVGHSMRRLATHRNAFKRMAVIQAFLGSTPQLTLQLYISILEKYVPAARAVLMGICLVSVTYGALVCNILAIQVKYDDYKVQLRPLAFLCIVLWRSLEISTRVVVLVLFSTVFKHWIIPIALANLLVVFFLPWVQFWRSGTRLPDNIEKNFSRVGTVVVLFAFTLLYASINMFCWSAVQLKLADRDLIDKSQNWGLLAVYYVVRLAENAALVILWYFFKTDVYENICTPLLVVQLLLGYCLGIYFMLLFFQYLHPCRQLFRRNVADFLHCVCCRRSPGSPERLEAPHEPGVRHSIV